The following proteins come from a genomic window of Sorex araneus isolate mSorAra2 chromosome 1, mSorAra2.pri, whole genome shotgun sequence:
- the LOC101548506 gene encoding olfactory receptor 1J4-like, which yields MKKQNETRVSEFLLQGLPIPPEQQGWFLTLFLVIYLTTVLGNLLIILLIRIDSRLHTPMYFFLTVLAFNDVCLSSVTVPKMLVDMQSNHKSIPYSGCNSQVYFLIFFVSSDNFLLAVMAYDRYVAICQPLHYTMIMRQARCISLVAWTWTINFLHALLHTLLLTRVSFCGDIIIPHFFCELTALLEVSCSDTSLNNLLIFVEGGMSVCIPFTFIMGSYICIWATVLKNPSAKKFFKVLSTCGSHLLVVALFYGTIAEVYFFSSPAMSSAKEIAASVMYMIITPMLNPFIYS from the coding sequence atgaagaaacagaatgagACCAGAGTTTCTGAATTCCTCCTACAGGGTCTCCCTATACCACCAGAACAACAGGGCTGGTTCTTGACACTCTTCCTGGTCATATACCTGAccaccgtgctggggaacctgctcattaTCCTGCTCATCAGGATAGACTCTCGcctccacacacccatgtacttcttcctcactGTCTTGGCCTTCAACGACGTGTGTTTATCATCTGTCACAGTTCCCAAGATGTTGGTGGACATGCAGAGTAATCACAAGTCCATCCCCTACTCAGGGTGCAATTCTCaggtatattttttaatattttttgtttctagtgacaatttccttcttgcagtgatggcctatgacaggtatgtagCCATCTGTCAGCCACTCCACTACACCATGATCATGAGGCAGGCACGGTGTATCTCCTTAGTAGCTTGGacctggaccatcaattttttaCATGCACTGCTGCACACCCTCCTCTTGACCCGAGTCTCCTTCTGTGGTGATATTATCATCCCTCACTTCTTCTGTGAACTAACAGCATTGCTGGAGGTAAGCTGCTCAGATACTTCACTCAATAACCTGCTCATATTCGTTGAGGGGGGAATGAGTGTATGTATTCCATTCACTTTTATCATGGGATCATATATCTGCATATGGGCCACTGTCCTGAAAAATCCTTCTgctaagaaattcttcaaagtcctttctacctGTGGTTCCCATCTCCTCGTTGTAGCCTTATTCTATGGAACCATTGCAGAAGTGTACTTTTTCTCCTCACCAGCCATGTCCAgtgctaaagaaatagctgcttctgtgatgtatatgataatcacccccatgctgaaccctttcatctactct